Within Myceligenerans xiligouense, the genomic segment GCGAGGCCCTCGGGGAACGTGAAGGGCATCAGCGCTGGCCGGAGAAGAGCTTGTAGACCACGTACCCGGCGAACCAGGTGATGGTCAGGACCGCGGCCACGAGGAGGCCGATGAACACGCCTTCGAGCGCCTGGTAGTCGTGCATGGTGCGATCCTAACCGGCATGACCGACACGCACCGGCCCCTCGTGATCAAGACCACCTCGGGTCTCGACCGGCCCGAGACCGTCAACCAGGCCTTCACCGTGGCCGCCGCCGCGGTGGCCGCCGGGGCCGAGGTGAGTCTGTGGCTCGCGGGCGAGGCGTCGTGGTTCGCGCTTCCCGGCCGGGCGGCGGAGCTGGAGCTGGAGCACGCCGCCCCCCTGCCGGACCTGCTGGAGGCGGTTCTCGCGGCGGGCACCGTTACCCTCTGCACGCAGTGCGCGGCCCGGCGCGAGATCGGGACCGGCGACATCCTTCCGGGTATCCGCGTCGCCGGCGCGCCCGTCTTCGTCGAGGAGATCCTCCGCCCGGAGGCCCAGGCGCTCATGTACTGACCCGGAGCCCGGGAGCCCCGGCCCCCCGCTCCACGATCCCGCAACCCGACGCTCGTGAATTGCCACCGGACGGTGGCGACCCGCTCCGGTGCCGTTCCGGGTCGCCCGAACCGCAGATATTTCCCGGATCCGGTCGCCGAACCGCACGGTGAATCGTGCCAAGTCGACGTTGACACGATTCACCGTGCGGTTCGGCGACCGCGAGCGACGTCAGGGGGCGGGTGGACGGGGGCCGGGGAGGGTGAGAGAGAGGGGGTCGGTGGTGGGGGGACTGCCGTAGGCTCGGGACGTGATCTTTACCCTTCAAGGACTCGTCACGCTGATCATCGGTTGGGGCGTGCTCATCGCGCTCGTGATCGTGCTCGTCGACGCCGCGCGGCGGCCCGACAACGGCTACCGATCCGAGGGCAAACTGGACAAGACGAAGTGGCTGCTCATCCTCGGGTTCGCCGGGATGGTCGCGCTGCTCGGCGCGCTGGGGATGATCGGGGTCTTCCTGAACCTGGTCGCCGTGGTCCCCGCCGCCATCTACTGGGTCGACGTACGCCCGCGCCTGCTGCGGTACGGCACCGGCGGCGGCCCGCAGCGCCCGGGCGGGAACAGCGGCGGATGGTGACGAGCCACACCGCGTCGGCGTCCCCGGCACCGGCGTCCCCGACTCCCTCGTCCGACGCCGCGCGGCCCGCCGACATCGCCCCCGCACCCGGGCCGGAAGCGGCCCGCACCGTGGCCGACGCGGCGGCACCACTCGCGCAGGTGCTGCGCGGCGGGCTCGTGGAGTCCGTTCATCTGGGGCACCTCGTGGTGCTCGGCCCGGACGGGGCGGTCCGGCTCGCGATCGGGGACCCGGACGTGGTGATCTGGCCGCGGTCGTCGGTCAAGCCGATCCAGGCGCTCGCGATGCTGGACAACGGCCTCGACCTGCCGGACCCCCTGTTCGCGCTGGTCGCGGCGAGCCACAACGGCGAGCCCTTCCACCGCGCGGGCGTGCGGGAGATCCTGGCCCGCGCCGGACTCACCACCGACGACCTGCGCAACACGCCGGACATGCCGCTGCACGCGCCGTCGGCGTTCGCGTGGCAGATGGCGGACCACGTCGAGGAGGGCGACGGCCCGGGGCCCGCCCCGATCGCGCAGAACTGCTCCGGCAAGCACGCCGGCATGCTCGCCACCTGTGTCGTGAACGACTGGTCTCGCGAGGACTACCTCGAACTCGGTCATCCGTTGCAGGTGG encodes:
- a CDS encoding DsrE family protein, whose protein sequence is MTDTHRPLVIKTTSGLDRPETVNQAFTVAAAAVAAGAEVSLWLAGEASWFALPGRAAELELEHAAPLPDLLEAVLAAGTVTLCTQCAARREIGTGDILPGIRVAGAPVFVEEILRPEAQALMY
- a CDS encoding DUF2516 family protein: MIFTLQGLVTLIIGWGVLIALVIVLVDAARRPDNGYRSEGKLDKTKWLLILGFAGMVALLGALGMIGVFLNLVAVVPAAIYWVDVRPRLLRYGTGGGPQRPGGNSGGW
- a CDS encoding asparaginase, with the protein product MADAAAPLAQVLRGGLVESVHLGHLVVLGPDGAVRLAIGDPDVVIWPRSSVKPIQALAMLDNGLDLPDPLFALVAASHNGEPFHRAGVREILARAGLTTDDLRNTPDMPLHAPSAFAWQMADHVEEGDGPGPAPIAQNCSGKHAGMLATCVVNDWSREDYLELGHPLQVEIRDWLARLTGVEPAHVTVDGCGAPLFSTTLSGLARAFGAVAGAPDDVEARVARAMSTHPEMVGGDGREATLAMRAVPGLVAKDGADGVYGAGLPDGSAVAFKVLDGGPRPRPAILAAALRAAGAADVPGVDLAALDAVGDVPVLGGGHAVGRVDVPFS